In Prunus dulcis chromosome 2, ALMONDv2, whole genome shotgun sequence, a single genomic region encodes these proteins:
- the LOC117617152 gene encoding ubiquitin-conjugating enzyme E2 20-like: MSGGDLGVSAFPEGESIFTWLGTIEGGKGTMYEGLSYKLSLRFPLDYPFKPPQVKFETMCFHPNVDQFGNICLDILQDKWSSAYDCRTILLSIQSLLGEPNPESPLNSYAAALWNNKEDYRKMVHKQYFAGESLES; encoded by the exons ATGAGTGGAGGAGATCTTGGAGTATCGGCTTTTCCTGAAGGCGAGAGCATTTTTACATGGCTTGGCACAATTGAAGGTGGAAAAGGAACTATGTATGAGGGTTTATCCTACAAACTTTCTTTGCGTTTTCCTCTGGACTATCCTTTCAAGCCACCCCAAGTCAAGTTTGAGACAATGTGCTTCCATCCAAATGTTGATCAGTTTGGCAATATATGTCTTGATATTCTGCAG GACAAGTGGTCTTCAGCGTACGATTGCAGGACTATACTTCTGTCCATTCAAAGTCTATTGGGAG AACCAAACCCGGAGAGTCCCCTCAACAGCTATGCTGCTGCTCTGTGGAATAATAAGGAAG ATTACAGAAAAATGGTCCACAAACAGTACTTTGCCGGAGAATCACTTGAGAGTTGA